In the Campylobacter lari genome, CAATTTCAGTGGAGTTAAGTTTCATTGACTATATAAGAGATAATGAGAAATTTAATGACTTAGTTTTATTAAAAGCTCAAATTAGCAAAGATATCAAAAAAGCAAAAGAAATTTTAGGAAAATTAAATGAAAGATGAAATTTTTAAAAAACCTTTAGAAAAACAATTTGAATTTGATAAAAGCGTAGCAAGCGTTTTTGATGATATGGTGTCAAGGTCTGTACCTTTTTATACACAAAATTTAAAACTCATAGTTGAACTCATTGATCATTTTGCCCCACAAAATGCAAAAATCTGTGATCTTGGCTGTTCTACGGCTAGTTTATTGCTTGCACTTTATGAAAAAAGAAAAGATTTTCTTTTAAGCGGGGTTGATGAAGCTAATGCTATGTTAGAGATCGCCAAAAACAAATGTCAAGCCTTTGGAGCTAGGGTGAAATTTTATCAAAAAAATTTAGATGATTTTGATTTTTTTGTAAATGATGTTTTCATCGCCACCTATACTTTGCAGTTTATCCGCCCACCTAAAAGACAAGAATTAGTTGATAAAATCTATCAAAACCTAAATGAAAATGGTATGTTTGTGTTTAGTGAAAAAATTCTCTATGAAGATGTAAAAATAGCTAAAAAAATGATACAAATTTATGAGCAGTATAAACTAGAGCAAGGTTATAGCAAGCTAGAAATTTCCACTAAAAGAGAAGCTTTGGAAAATGTCCTCATACCTTATACCCAAAATGAAAATATAACCATGCTTAAAAAAGCAGGATTTTCTAAAGTAGAAAGTGTGTTTAAATGGGTAAATTTTGAAACTTTCATAGCTTTTAAGTGATTAAAATACCATGTTTTAATTAAATCAGATATTTTTTATTCTATTTTAAATATTTTATAAATTTTATTCTAATAATCTTGCAAATATTGAAAATTTATTATATAATCTTGCCCGTTTTTTTGTGTTTATTATTTTTTATTGCTTGATTGTAAAAAAAAATATTGTAAAAAAGGACTTTTATGATTAAATGGGCAAAAGAATATAGTGTACACAATAAAACCATCGATGAGCAACATAAAGCTTTATTTGATATAGCCAAAAAAGCTTATCTAATCGCTGAAAATCACGCAAGTATAAGTGAGATTAAAAGTGTTTTGAGCGAGCTTTTTGAGTATGTAAAGACTCATTTTAAAGATGAAGAAGCTTATATGGAAAGTATTGCTTATCCTGATTTAGAACATCATAAAAAAAATTCATCAAGAAATTACATCATCATTAGTCACCTTAGTTAAAAATATCAAAACAGTCAATGAATTTAAAGCACAGCTTAATATCATCACAGAAAAATGGCTTTTAGAGCATATATTAAAAGAAGATATGAAATACCACAAATATGAAAAACAAAAACAACTTCAAGCAAAAGAAAGTACTTTTGAAAAAGATACTTCATTTACTGAAAGTACTTTTGAAGAAATTATTCCAAAATATATTATTTATGTTTGTGGTTGCTTAAATGAAAAACATAAAATTCCTCATAGCGTGTATTTGCAAATTCTTGATGGGGCAAAATACAATTGTAAAGTTTGTAAAAAAACCATTCGTATTGCTTAAGGTTTTTTGTGGAAGCATTCCCTATATGGAATGATAAATACAGTATTGAAAATGAGGACATAGATTTACAACACCAAACTCTTTTTGTTTTAGCAGAAAAAACTGCTAAGCTTTTAAATAGGCATATTTATAAAACAGAGATTAAAGAGTTGTTAAGTGATTTTTTTTGAATATATGCGAACACATTTTAAAGATGAAGAAGAGTTTATGCTCTCAATAAATTACCCGTATTTATCAGAACACAAAGCAATGCATAAAAAAATCATCAAAGATATGAGTGCTTTGCTTAGTGAATGTGCTAGCACAAACGATCTTAAAGAAAAACTTTACAAAATTGTCTCAATATGGCTTTTAGAGCATATTGTAGAGCATGATATGAGGATTAACAAATTTAAAAAAAGTCTGGAGAATGAAAACAAAACACAAGAGCAAGAAAAAGATGATAAATTTGAGTATATTTGTGGTTGTAAAGATATGATTCATAAGCTTGATTATGGATTGCATGTAAAAATTAAGTATTTAAATATAGCTTATAAATGTAAAAAATGCTCAAAAGAATTAATTTTTAATTTTTTAGAAGAAAATTTAGACTGAAAAAATCAGTCTAAATGCTTATTTAAAGGTATATAAAAAATAAATTTTCATAAATCAAACAATTTTTATCTTAAATATCTTTAAGCTTAAATTTATAAATATAGTATTAACATTTCTTAATTGTTATTATTATATTAGTAATAATGATTACAAAAATAATTCATTGTTAACAAGCAATAAATCAATCAAACACATTAATCATTTTTCGAAAGGACTTTTTCAATGCATATAAGCACAGCTAAAAATCGCCTCACGGGGGGGGGGATACGATAATTTTCGTTTTAACTCAAATACTTTAAATTCTTTAAAAAACTATAAAAACTCTAATCTTTTAAAACTTTCTTTATTTACTATTTTTTCACTAAGTTCTTTAGAAGCAGCCACCCAAGCAAATTATGATAAAACTTCTAATGCTTATATAATTAAAAAACACCATTATGAGAACAATGATGTCTATGATTATAATCTTGATACTTATAAACTCTTAAGTGGTAAAAACTTCTATGGTCAAATGGCTACTAATAAAAATCTTTCAAATATCACTTTAATCTATGATAATCCTAAAGATAAAGCTCATGCAAAAATGAATGATTTATATTTTAAGCAAGACATACTTACTCCAAGTATTAAAGAAGATATTTTTGTAGTTAATGGATTTCATAGTTCTAACTCAGCTAATACTACCCTAAATCAAATTAGCTATATACCTTTTTTAGTTTCTGCTTATACTTTTAATGCAAAAGCTAATAATAATACCTTAGTATTAAAAGCAGGGGAATTATCTTCAGTATATTATTTAAAACCTACCGATAAAGAAGTAATTAATCCTAAAGCTAGTGGTTTGGATAATAAATATAATTTTTTAATCACTCCAGCTATAGCTAGAAAAGGTGAAGTAAGTAATAATACTTTAAATTTCTTAAAAGATGCCTATGTAAATATGGGTGTTGAAAACACCTATACCTTACCTTTAAATGGTGCTCCTTATGTATTAGGTGCTTTTGGTGTGGATGCTAATGCTAATAATAATACAGTTATATTAAATAAAGGCGTAAAGATAGACTTTCATACTACCCCTTATAGACAAAGCACTTTAGGGGATAATATCTTTGATGAGAGAATGACTCATGTAAATGGAGCCATTACTTATAATGCTAATGCTAAAAATAATAAAGTTATTATAGATGGAGCTTCTTTATTAGTCCATGGTCCAAGTGGAGCATATTCAACATCAGCTGCTACTCACTTAGGAGGAGCTTTTGTGGATGTTAATAATAATCAAAGCTATGAAGTAAGTAATAATAGTGTATTAATCAATGATTTAAAACTAGATTTAAGAGTAGATACTAAAAATACCCCATTAGCTTATAATGCTGTCTTAGTAGGAGAAATCTATGGGGGTAAAATCATACAAGGTAATGCTTATAAAAACACCATAGATATAAAAGACTTACAAACCTTATTAGCATTAAATACTAATGTAGAGGTAAAAGCTCTTTTAGACTTTTATGCAGGTATTACTAATAATGGTATAGCTAATGATAATAGCATTAGCATTAATCTAAAAAAACCATTTGAAATTAATTCTAATTTTACAGGTAAAAATGAGTTTAATCTTTATGGTGGGGTAGCGACTAAAGGAGCTAATAGAAATAGTATTCATATCAATGGGGATTTAACCCAAGGTATTACTGTTGAAAATCATCAAGATAAAATTCAAATCACAGCAGCACAAACTCTAAGTTCTAAAGCAAATAATAATAGCATTAATATTAAAAACTCAAACATTGCTATGCCTTTATATTTATATGGAGTAAGCAAGGTTAGTTTAAATGATAAAGATTATTATGCAAGTAGTGCTAATGCTAATAGTATAGTTTTAGATAATGTAAAATCAGGTAGAAATCTCACTGCTATTATAGAAGCTGATAATTTAGAAAAAAACACTATAAAATATAATCTTGTGCAATCTTTATCAAATGCTTCTAATATAGATAAAGGTTCTAAAATCATTTTAAGAGCTAATGAAAATGCTAATGATAATACTTTAAATATTAAAGATTATTCAAGTGCGGCTAGTTCTAATGTTTATGTTATTAATGCTAATACTGAAAGTGCTAATAATACTTTTATCTTTGATAATCTAGCCCTAGGCACAGCTTCTGATAAAAGAGAAGGTGAAGTAGTAATTAGTGCAGGTATAGCTAAGAACACTCATGATAATTATACTCATATAAATAATTTAAATATAGATGAGTATAAAAACAACAAAGCTATATTTATAAGTGCTTCTGGTGTATATAGTGAAAATGATAAAAGCTATAATAATACCTTATATCTAAGTGGTAATACTAATATTTTTAATAATACTAATATAGATGTATTAGCAGGTAGCTTTTTACAAACTAAAGAAGATAATAACTTTGTATCAAAAGCTCTAATGCATAAAAGTGGCACTAATAATCATTTAGTATTAAATACAAATATAAAAGCAAATACTATCAATAACTTTGATCATTATAGCTTTATCTTAAAAGATGATACTAAAACTTATTTAAGTGCTAAAGAAGCTATTAATCTTTCTAAAGATAGTTCTATTAATGTATATACAAACAATAATGTAAAAAATAAAAGCTTTATTTTAATGCAAAGTGAAAAAGGCTTTGTAGATGCAAACAATAAACAACTAAATCAAAAAGACTTACAAAGCTTATTAGAAACTATTACTAAAAATAATCAAAGCTTACATAAAAACATCAAAGCAAAAGTTCAAAAAGCTAAATATACTCTAAGTGTAAGTAAAGATGCAAAAAGCATAGTAGTGAATTTAAACTAAAGCAATATACCAAAAAGGATTAATTATGAAAAAGTTAGCAAATCATATCATACTCTCAGGTGTAACTGTATCAATGTTATTATCACCTATGGTGGCAGCAGATAAACCACTTAATCCAAATCACTTACCTAGTGGGGGTAAATTTACTCATGGGACTAGCGGGACTATAAATATTAATGGTAATAACATGGATATTATGGGTAATGGAAAAAACTCAGTCATACAATGGGGTGGTGGCTTTAGTATAGGTAAAGATGCACAAGTTAATTTTGGAAAAGGACAAAGTGGTCAAAACTACCTAAACATTGCTCATGGTACTAGTAAATCTATGATAGAAGGTTTATTAAATGCAGGTGGTAATAATGTCTTTTTAATCAATCCTAATGGAGTAATCATTACTAAAACAGGAACTATCAATGCTAATCGCTTTGTGGCTTCGACTTCGTCGATGAGCGATGGGGATATGTGGAAATTTGCTAATATGAAAAATTTCAATGACGGTTTAAGCTTTTCCCCTGTGTTTAAACCAAATGGTGGCAATGTAGTAAATATGGGTACTATTAATGCTAATAATGTATTACTTATAGGGAATAAGGTAGATATACAAGGTGGTAAAGTAGGAAATAAAAACTCAACTACACATTTAGTTGGAAATGATTTAGTATTAAATCCTGGCTCTTTTGCAGAAAATAAAACTAATTACCTTACAGCTTTAAAAAGTGTTAGCATAGCAGCTAGCATGAGTGCATTTAAAGAAGGTGGTTATAAGTTTGTAGGTGCTGATGGTTTTACTTTAACTAATTATATAGATAATAATAACGAAGAAACTAAAAATCAAGTTCAAATAAAAGACTTCAAACAATACCTTACTATAGACTCAGTAGATGAATGGGCTATATTTGCTGATGCTTGGAATAATGATAGAGGCGGTAAAGATGGTACCAGAAGTGTTAAAGAATTTAGACTTATAGATGATATAGACTTTAAAAATGATTTTAAACCCGAATATATGGTGGGGTATACAGATGATAGTTGGAGTAAATCCTTTACATCTACTTTTAATGGTAATGGTTATACTTTGAGTAATATTATGCTAGATGCTTCTATTTATAACAGTAGTAATAATAAAACACATGGAAAATATTATATAGGTATTTTTAGTGGAGTTGGAAATGGTGGTGTTGTCAAAAACTTAAAAGTTGAAAATATCAATATGAAAGGCGATAAAGCCACCGGAACTATAGCAGGTGCTTCAAAAGATGGAAGCTTTTATGATATTTCTGTTAAAAATGTAAAACAAGTAGATTCTGTATTTAGCCATGCAGGAGGTTTTGTAGGGGTTATAGATGGCTCTAAAGGAGGAAGCTATGAAAGAATATCTATTGAAGAGTTGACAAAGATTGAAGGAGAAAATGGTGCTGGAGGATTTGCTGGTTATGCGAGTTCAGGCATTTTTAAAGATATAAATATTTACAGGAGCAATAGTATTTTTGGTCAGCATTCTGGAGGTTTTATAGGTTATGTGGGAAAACCCGGTACTTACGCTCCTACAGTTGATAAAATAATTTTTGAAAATATTAAACTAAGTGATTTTGAGAAAATAGGCGGCTGGACTTGGACCGGTGGTTTTATAGCCAACTTTTGGGGTCATAAAGCCAATGAGGTATCATTTAAAAATATTTTACTTGATGATATAAGAAAAATAACAGCAGAGCAAGGTGTTGGAGGTTTTATAGTAAAATCAAACGCTGGTAAATATGAAAATATTACTTTAAACAATATAGGAGAACTTTCGGCTACCATTGGAGCTGAAAGTTCTGGTGGTTTTATAGGTCTTATAGAAGATGGAGAATTTAAAAATATTAAACTAAATGATATTGAATTTATAAAATTTTACGAGGGTGAGTTTACCGGTTTATTTGCAGGTGAAATTTTAAAAGGAAGCTATGAAAATATATCTATAAGCAATATAGATAAGATTGATGTATATGATGTGAATTTTTTATCTTTGTTTGCTGGTCAAATAGGGAATAGTTATGTTTCTGGAAATTCAACTTTTAAAAACATAATCATTCATAATATAGGTAATATAAAATATGATGGATATGTTAGTGGTGGTTATGGTGATCCATATTATGGAAATATAGGTATTTTTGCTGAGCAAGCTAAAAATGCTACCTTGGAAAATATCTTTGTGTCTTTAGATGGTTTAACTATAAGCAATGACAAAAGGAAAGATTTAAGATTTAAAACAGCCTTTATTTATAACAATGAAAGTGACACTGCTTTTTCTGATAATAATGTAATTTTCAAAGGAAATATTTTTCTTTATTATGATAAAGATTTATTTTCAGCTTATGATAACTATACAGATAATAAATATAATAACAATTTAACTTTCTCCCAAAATCAATACGATAACTTCATCACCTCCGCTCAAGCAACCACAGGAATACAATATGATCAAGCTTCTAAATCATTTAAAACTACCACTGACTTTAAAGTAACAGATCCTAAATTTAGCACCATAGGTGAAGGTGGAGAAGGTGGAGAAGGAAGTGATGCAAAGCTAGATGAAGATGATTTGCTTCAAGAAATAATCAAAGAAGAAATCATTAATGATATCACCAATGGAAAATATAAATTGCAAATAAGTGATTTATTAAAAATGCTAGAAGATAAAGCAAATTATTCTAAAATGAGTGAAGATCAAAAGGTTGAATTTGTGGCTAAATATTTTCTAAGTGGTGATAAAACTAAAGCTTTAGAAGTAGTTCAAAGCTTAGATTTTCTTTTAGCTTATGAAAAGAATGGTTTAAACACTGCTTCAAAAGATAAATTTGAAGGAAATGGCTTTAGCGTTAAAAATGAAATATTAAGCCAAGTAAATAATACAACCAAAACCATCAAAGATAAAATCGATAAACTTGAAAAAGATTTAAAACCTTTAGTGAATGCTTCTAATGGATATTTAAAAGATCTTATTGCTATGCAAAATAAACTTGATAATGCTATTAAAGCTTACAATGCTTATGTAGATTTAATCAATAAAGGTTTAGCAAATAAAAATGATCCAGAATTTATTGCACTAAAAAACCAAATAGATACCTTAATGAAAGATAGTCAAGTTTTAGCAGATTTAATCAATGAAAATCAAAAAGAACTATCTACTTGGCAAAATGACAATAACACAGAAAATTTTAAAGTAGTTGGTGCTTTTGCCAATGTAATATTAAATACCAATCCTAACTTAAAAGAAATAACTGGAGATGGCGGTGATGGGGAAGATCCAAATAAGCCAGATTTACCTGAAACTGATATGGATTTCGAACAAACTGCTTCTCTTAATTTAATAGGTGATAATGCTTTAGATGAAGATGAGGAAACTGAAGAGGTGGATGAAACTTCTCTTATGCAAAAAGGAAAAATCTGCATAGTAAGTGATAACTTTAAAACTATGAATCCATGTATAGTTGGAGGGTTGTAAAAAATACTTGCTAGGATAGCTATATCCTAGCAATAATAACGAGTATATTAATGAATACTCGTATTAAATAATATTTTGATTAATCAATAATAAATATTAAAAAACAAAAACTCTTAATTTTAAAAATATATAAATAAAAGGAACAAACAATCATGAAAAAACTTTTACTTAGTACTATAGCAATTAGCTCTTTAGTCTATGCTAATAATGGAAGTATTACCATAGCTAAAAATGATATAGAAAAGGTTATAGAACTCTCCCCTGATAGAAACCTCCCTCAAAACAAAGCTATCAAAGAAAATCTAAAAACCAAAGATGATTATATAAAAAGCCAAGAAGCTAAAAAAGACTTTGAAGAAAAAAAGAAAGCTTTAAAAGAAAAATTCAATCAAGAAGATGAAGCTAATGAGGAAACTAACAATCAAACTAATAATGACACTACCAATCTAAATAACCAAACTAATACTAATACAAACAATGATAAAACTAATACTAGTGTAAAAGATGAAACTAACAATTCTAACTCAACTAATAACAATACAAACAACCAAACCAATAATAGTTCTAACACTAACTCTACTAATTCTAACACTAACACCACCACTAAAAAAGTAATAACCAAATACAAATTTGTTATCACTAATGAAAACACTAGCTTTAAAAAGCTAGGTATTAAAGAAGAAGATTTACAATTACTTATTAGTGAGTTTAGTACTAGAAAATTTAGCTTACAAGATTTACAAGATATATCTAATATCATTGCTTATTATTTCCAAGTTAATGGCTATCCTGCAGCAACAGCTTATGTACCCCAACAAGAATTTGAAGATAGTGTACAAATAAACATAGCCTTAGGAACCTTAGGTAAGTATATAGTAAAGAATAAAACTACTATAAAAGATTATTTCATAGAAAGTAAGCTTAATGAAAGAATCAAAGGTAAAATCATCTCTACTAAGTTAATAGAAGATAGTGTGTATAAAGTCAATGAAATGTATGGAGTACAAACCCTAGCAGGCTTACAAGCAGGAGAGAATGTAGGAGAAACTGATGTAGTTATAGAAGTAGTGCCTGATACTAAGGCTAATGTATTATTATATACTGATAATTATGGTATTGAAAGTGCAGGGGATATTAGAGCTGGTATTAGTATGGGATTTAATTCCATACTTAATATGGGAGATTATTATAATTTTTACTTACAATCAAGTAATGAAAATCAAATCAACTATGGAGCTAGTTATACTTTCTTTTTAGGAAATTTAAAAATTACTCCAAGCGTATCTCAAGGCTCTTATTCTTTAGGTGGGGATTATGAAGGCTTAGGTTTTAATGGTACTTCTAGAAATTTTGGTATAGACTTTTCTTATCCTGTATGGATTAATACTAATTCCTCTTTATATTTTACTTCAAGTATTTATCATAAAATACTTAGTGATGTAACCTTAGATCTTTTAACCTTTGATAAAAGTTCTAATGTAGGTAGTATGGGTTTAGAAGGTTTATTTAGAGGCTTTGAGAATAATACCTTAAGTTATAGTGCTAAGATAAGTGTGGGTAAGGTATATGATGATGGTACTACTATATTTGGAGATACCTCTAAAAGTGGAGGCAAAGGCTTTGGTTGGTTTAGAAAACTCAATGCTAGTGTGAATAATTATTATAGTATTAATGAATACATTACTCATACTTTAAATATAAACTATCAAAAGGTATTAGGGAATTTTGAATTAGATTCTTCTGAGAGTTCCTCTTTAGGTGGAGCTTATGGAG is a window encoding:
- a CDS encoding ShlB/FhaC/HecB family hemolysin secretion/activation protein, with product MKKLLLSTIAISSLVYANNGSITIAKNDIEKVIELSPDRNLPQNKAIKENLKTKDDYIKSQEAKKDFEEKKKALKEKFNQEDEANEETNNQTNNDTTNLNNQTNTNTNNDKTNTSVKDETNNSNSTNNNTNNQTNNSSNTNSTNSNTNTTTKKVITKYKFVITNENTSFKKLGIKEEDLQLLISEFSTRKFSLQDLQDISNIIAYYFQVNGYPAATAYVPQQEFEDSVQINIALGTLGKYIVKNKTTIKDYFIESKLNERIKGKIISTKLIEDSVYKVNEMYGVQTLAGLQAGENVGETDVVIEVVPDTKANVLLYTDNYGIESAGDIRAGISMGFNSILNMGDYYNFYLQSSNENQINYGASYTFFLGNLKITPSVSQGSYSLGGDYEGLGFNGTSRNFGIDFSYPVWINTNSSLYFTSSIYHKILSDVTLDLLTFDKSSNVGSMGLEGLFRGFENNTLSYSAKISVGKVYDDGTTIFGDTSKSGGKGFGWFRKLNASVNNYYSINEYITHTLNINYQKVLGNFELDSSESSSLGGAYGVRAYDNGEGDGDNTIVANFGIRINIPNTNFYFTPFYDVGYAWYEKASGDRLADEHFLDAVGLQVLYNKTNEYYIKLDAARALHQYKYDDDHRMKLYLSGGVYF
- the cmoA gene encoding carboxy-S-adenosyl-L-methionine synthase CmoA — its product is MKDEIFKKPLEKQFEFDKSVASVFDDMVSRSVPFYTQNLKLIVELIDHFAPQNAKICDLGCSTASLLLALYEKRKDFLLSGVDEANAMLEIAKNKCQAFGARVKFYQKNLDDFDFFVNDVFIATYTLQFIRPPKRQELVDKIYQNLNENGMFVFSEKILYEDVKIAKKMIQIYEQYKLEQGYSKLEISTKREALENVLIPYTQNENITMLKKAGFSKVESVFKWVNFETFIAFK
- a CDS encoding hemerythrin domain-containing protein, translating into MIKWAKEYSVHNKTIDEQHKALFDIAKKAYLIAENHASISEIKSVLSELFEYVKTHFKDEEAYMESIAYPDLEHHKKNSSRNYIIISHLS
- a CDS encoding two-partner secretion domain-containing protein, which translates into the protein MKKLANHIILSGVTVSMLLSPMVAADKPLNPNHLPSGGKFTHGTSGTININGNNMDIMGNGKNSVIQWGGGFSIGKDAQVNFGKGQSGQNYLNIAHGTSKSMIEGLLNAGGNNVFLINPNGVIITKTGTINANRFVASTSSMSDGDMWKFANMKNFNDGLSFSPVFKPNGGNVVNMGTINANNVLLIGNKVDIQGGKVGNKNSTTHLVGNDLVLNPGSFAENKTNYLTALKSVSIAASMSAFKEGGYKFVGADGFTLTNYIDNNNEETKNQVQIKDFKQYLTIDSVDEWAIFADAWNNDRGGKDGTRSVKEFRLIDDIDFKNDFKPEYMVGYTDDSWSKSFTSTFNGNGYTLSNIMLDASIYNSSNNKTHGKYYIGIFSGVGNGGVVKNLKVENINMKGDKATGTIAGASKDGSFYDISVKNVKQVDSVFSHAGGFVGVIDGSKGGSYERISIEELTKIEGENGAGGFAGYASSGIFKDINIYRSNSIFGQHSGGFIGYVGKPGTYAPTVDKIIFENIKLSDFEKIGGWTWTGGFIANFWGHKANEVSFKNILLDDIRKITAEQGVGGFIVKSNAGKYENITLNNIGELSATIGAESSGGFIGLIEDGEFKNIKLNDIEFIKFYEGEFTGLFAGEILKGSYENISISNIDKIDVYDVNFLSLFAGQIGNSYVSGNSTFKNIIIHNIGNIKYDGYVSGGYGDPYYGNIGIFAEQAKNATLENIFVSLDGLTISNDKRKDLRFKTAFIYNNESDTAFSDNNVIFKGNIFLYYDKDLFSAYDNYTDNKYNNNLTFSQNQYDNFITSAQATTGIQYDQASKSFKTTTDFKVTDPKFSTIGEGGEGGEGSDAKLDEDDLLQEIIKEEIINDITNGKYKLQISDLLKMLEDKANYSKMSEDQKVEFVAKYFLSGDKTKALEVVQSLDFLLAYEKNGLNTASKDKFEGNGFSVKNEILSQVNNTTKTIKDKIDKLEKDLKPLVNASNGYLKDLIAMQNKLDNAIKAYNAYVDLINKGLANKNDPEFIALKNQIDTLMKDSQVLADLINENQKELSTWQNDNNTENFKVVGAFANVILNTNPNLKEITGDGGDGEDPNKPDLPETDMDFEQTASLNLIGDNALDEDEETEEVDETSLMQKGKICIVSDNFKTMNPCIVGGL
- a CDS encoding hemerythrin domain-containing protein, giving the protein MEAFPIWNDKYSIENEDIDLQHQTLFVLAEKTAKLLNRHIYKTEIKELLSDFF
- a CDS encoding hemerythrin family protein, with translation MIFFEYMRTHFKDEEEFMLSINYPYLSEHKAMHKKIIKDMSALLSECASTNDLKEKLYKIVSIWLLEHIVEHDMRINKFKKSLENENKTQEQEKDDKFEYICGCKDMIHKLDYGLHVKIKYLNIAYKCKKCSKELIFNFLEENLD